A single region of the Zonotrichia albicollis isolate bZonAlb1 chromosome 16, bZonAlb1.hap1, whole genome shotgun sequence genome encodes:
- the WIPI2 gene encoding WD repeat domain phosphoinositide-interacting protein 2 isoform X2 produces the protein MNLAGQSGDACSGHLLFANFNQDNTSLAVGSKSGYKFFSLSSVDKLEQIYECTDTEDVCIVERLFSSSLVAIVSLKAPRKLKVCHFKKGTEICNYSYSNTILAVKLNRQRLIVCLEESLYIHNIRDMKVLHTIRETPPNPAGLCALSINNDNCYLAYPGSATIGEVQVFDTINLRAANMIPAHDSPLAALAFDASGTKLATASEKGTVIRVFSIPEGQKLFEFRRGVKRCVSICSLAFSMDGMFLSASSNTETVHIFKLETVKEKPQEEPTTWTGYFGKVLMASTSYLPSQVTEMFNQGRAFATVRLPFCGHKNICALATIQKIPRLLVGAADGYLYMYNLDPQEGGECTLMKQHKLDGSMEPANEILESASHDRPLVAQTYSAAVTKAYTDDLGAVGGACLEDETSSLRLDEDSEHPPMILRTD, from the exons ATGAACTTGGCCGGGCAGAGCGGCGACGCCTGTAGCGGCCATCTGCTGTTCGCTAACTTCAACCAGGACAACAC GTCCCTTGCAGTTGGCAGTAAATCAGGCTACAaattcttctctctttcttctgtgGACAAATTAGAGCAGATCTATGAATGCA CTGACACAGAAGATGTGTGCATTGTGGAGAGGCTTTTCTCCAGCAGTCTGGTGGCCATAGTTAGCCTTAAAGCTCCACGCAAGCTCAAAGTTTGTCACTTTAAGAAGGGGACAGAGATTTGCAACTACAGTTACTCCAACACCATCTTGGCTGTCAAACTCAATAGACAG AGGCTGATAGTATGTCTGGAAGAGTCTCTTTATATCCACAACATACGCGACATGAAGGTATTACATACAATCAGGGAGACACCTCCCAATCCTGCAG GGTTGTGTGCTTTATCAATAAACAATGATAATTGCTACCTGGCTTATCCAGGAAGTGCAACTATTGGAGAAGTACAAGTCTTTGACACCATCAATCTG AGAGCTGCCAATATGATCCCAGCTCATGATAGTCCCTTGGCTGCTTTGGCATTTGATGCAAGTGGTACTAAACTTGCCACAGCCTCAGAAAAG GGGACAGTAATAAGAGTGTTTTCCATTCCAGAGGGACAGAAACTCTTTGAATTCCGAAGGGGAGTGAAGAG GTGTGTGAGCATCTGTTCATTGGCTTTCAGCATGGATGGCATGTTTCTGTCTGCGTCCAGTAACACAGAGACGGTGCATATCTTCAAACTTGAGACTGTGAAAGAAAA ACCTCAGGAAGAGCCTACAACCTGGACAGGTTACTTTGGAAAAGTGCTGATGGCCTCCACGAGCTACCTGCCCTCTCAAGTGACAGAGATGTTCAACCAGGGCAGAGCCTTTGCTACAGTCCGTCTGCCCTTCTGTGGGCACAAAAACATCTGTGCACTTGCCAC AATCCAGAAGATCCCTCGTTTGCTGGTGGGAGCTGCTGATGGGTATCTCTACATGTACAACTTAGACCCCCAGGAGGGAGGCGAGTGCACACTAATGAAGCAGCACAA GCTCGATGGCAGCATGGAGCCCGCCAACGAAATTCTGGAGTCTGCATCGCACGACCGGCCCTTGGTAGCGCAGACGTACAGTGCCGCTGTGACTAAAG CCTATACGGATGACCTGGGTGCTGTGGGTGGAGCTTGCCTGGAAGATGAAACCAGCTCACTTAGATTGGATGAAGACAGTGAGCATCCCCCCATGATCCTTCGGACAGACTAA
- the WIPI2 gene encoding WD repeat domain phosphoinositide-interacting protein 2 isoform X1 — translation MNLAGQSGDACSGHLLFANFNQDNTSLAVGSKSGYKFFSLSSVDKLEQIYECTDTEDVCIVERLFSSSLVAIVSLKAPRKLKVCHFKKGTEICNYSYSNTILAVKLNRQRLIVCLEESLYIHNIRDMKVLHTIRETPPNPAGLCALSINNDNCYLAYPGSATIGEVQVFDTINLRAANMIPAHDSPLAALAFDASGTKLATASEKGTVIRVFSIPEGQKLFEFRRGVKRCVSICSLAFSMDGMFLSASSNTETVHIFKLETVKEKPQEEPTTWTGYFGKVLMASTSYLPSQVTEMFNQGRAFATVRLPFCGHKNICALATIQKIPRLLVGAADGYLYMYNLDPQEGGECTLMKQHKLDGSMEPANEILESASHDRPLVAQTYSAAVTKGTYVPSSPSRHAYTDDLGAVGGACLEDETSSLRLDEDSEHPPMILRTD, via the exons ATGAACTTGGCCGGGCAGAGCGGCGACGCCTGTAGCGGCCATCTGCTGTTCGCTAACTTCAACCAGGACAACAC GTCCCTTGCAGTTGGCAGTAAATCAGGCTACAaattcttctctctttcttctgtgGACAAATTAGAGCAGATCTATGAATGCA CTGACACAGAAGATGTGTGCATTGTGGAGAGGCTTTTCTCCAGCAGTCTGGTGGCCATAGTTAGCCTTAAAGCTCCACGCAAGCTCAAAGTTTGTCACTTTAAGAAGGGGACAGAGATTTGCAACTACAGTTACTCCAACACCATCTTGGCTGTCAAACTCAATAGACAG AGGCTGATAGTATGTCTGGAAGAGTCTCTTTATATCCACAACATACGCGACATGAAGGTATTACATACAATCAGGGAGACACCTCCCAATCCTGCAG GGTTGTGTGCTTTATCAATAAACAATGATAATTGCTACCTGGCTTATCCAGGAAGTGCAACTATTGGAGAAGTACAAGTCTTTGACACCATCAATCTG AGAGCTGCCAATATGATCCCAGCTCATGATAGTCCCTTGGCTGCTTTGGCATTTGATGCAAGTGGTACTAAACTTGCCACAGCCTCAGAAAAG GGGACAGTAATAAGAGTGTTTTCCATTCCAGAGGGACAGAAACTCTTTGAATTCCGAAGGGGAGTGAAGAG GTGTGTGAGCATCTGTTCATTGGCTTTCAGCATGGATGGCATGTTTCTGTCTGCGTCCAGTAACACAGAGACGGTGCATATCTTCAAACTTGAGACTGTGAAAGAAAA ACCTCAGGAAGAGCCTACAACCTGGACAGGTTACTTTGGAAAAGTGCTGATGGCCTCCACGAGCTACCTGCCCTCTCAAGTGACAGAGATGTTCAACCAGGGCAGAGCCTTTGCTACAGTCCGTCTGCCCTTCTGTGGGCACAAAAACATCTGTGCACTTGCCAC AATCCAGAAGATCCCTCGTTTGCTGGTGGGAGCTGCTGATGGGTATCTCTACATGTACAACTTAGACCCCCAGGAGGGAGGCGAGTGCACACTAATGAAGCAGCACAA GCTCGATGGCAGCATGGAGCCCGCCAACGAAATTCTGGAGTCTGCATCGCACGACCGGCCCTTGGTAGCGCAGACGTACAGTGCCGCTGTGACTAAAGGTACATATGTGCCTTCCTCACCCAGCAGGCATG CCTATACGGATGACCTGGGTGCTGTGGGTGGAGCTTGCCTGGAAGATGAAACCAGCTCACTTAGATTGGATGAAGACAGTGAGCATCCCCCCATGATCCTTCGGACAGACTAA